Within the uncultured Draconibacterium sp. genome, the region AACGATTCGAAAGTTTCTACCGGACGGATGTTGGCATACAATCCCAGTTTTTTACGCATAGCCAGCAAACCCTGCTCAGGACGAACCGGCGCTTTTGGATTGTTGTCGAATTTTGGGTCGCCAATAGCGCCAAAAAGTACCGCATCCGATTTCATACACAATTCGTGTGTTTCTTCCGGATAAGGATCGCCAACTGCGTCGATGGCACAAGCACCTGTTAATGCCTGTTCGTATTCTAATTCGTGATTAAATTTTTGTGCAACAGCTTTCACTGCTTTCATAGCCTGATCCACAATTTCAGGTCCGATCCCGTCGCCGGGCAATAATGCAATGTTTAGTTTCATTTTGTTCTAATTGTCGGAAACCCGAAATCGGGAGTCCGAAGTCGTTATTATTTTTCGTTTTTTAATTCTTCCAGTTTTGTAGGATTGAACTCATTTTCAATCACGTTCAACATTCGGGTTGTTGCCAAAATTGCCGCAGCATTCTGGTCAGGATGCAGACCTTTGGTTTTAAATTCGTGATCGTTGCGCCAGGTAATAACCGTTTCAACCAGGGCATTGGTGTTTCCTCCCGGAGGAATAGTTACCACATAATCAACCAGCATTGGGAATATTTTGTCGAGGCGTTCGTAGATTTTTCGCAAAGCCTTTACAAATGCATCGTATTGTCCGTCGCCATCGCTGTATTCCTCGTAAATTTTTCCGTCAATTTCAAGCGAAACATTGGCCATCGGGCGCAATCCCATGGTGTAACTTATCGAGTAATTCACCACTTTTACACGCTGCTCAAAAAGTTCATTTTCCAGCACATCGGCAACAATGTACGGAAGTTCGTCGCTAGTGATGGTTTCTTTCTGGTCGGCCAGTTCAATAACCTTATCCGTAACTTTTTTCAACGAATCCTTGTCCAACTCAATTCCAAGCTCTTCCAGGTTCTTTTTGATATTGGCCTTGCCCGAAGTTTTTCCCAAAGCGTACTGGCGTGTGCGGCCAAAACGTTCCGGTAGCAAGTCGTTAAAATACAGGTTGTTTTTACTGTCGCCATCTGCATGGATTCCGCTACATTGCGTAAACACAAATTCACCAATCAACGGTTTGTTGGTTGGAATACGAATACCTGAAAATGACTCAACCAGTTTCGAAACTTTATTTAACTGGGCTTCGTTCACCCGCGTTTTCATTTTCAGGTGATCTTTTATGGTTGCTATAACACTCGATAGGGGAGCATTGCCGGCTCTTTCACCCAGTCCGTTTACGGTGGTGTGTACACAGCGGATTCCGGCTTTCATTGCATGAAAAACATTGGCAATGGCCAAATCGTAATCGTTGTGCGCATGAAAATCGAATTCAACATCAGGGAAGCTTGCGAGCATTTCATGGCAGAAATCGTAAGTCTCGTCCGGATCAAGGATTCCCAGCGTATCGGGAAGCATAAAACGCTCCACCTTTTCGTCTTTCAGGCTCGATATCATAAAGTGAACGTAGTCTTTCGAGCTGCGCATGCCGTTCGACCAGTCTTCAAGGTAAATGTTTACCTTAATTCCCATTTCAGAGGCATAGTTTATCACTTGTTTGATATCGGACACATGCTGTTCCGGCGTTTTTCGCAGCTGTTCGGTAACGTGCTTATACGATCCTTTGCACAGAAGGTTAATCACCTTTCCACCTGCTTTGGCAATCCATTCCAGCGAAATTTTTCCATCAACAAATCCGAGTACCTCAATTTTCTCGAGGTGACCTTTCTGTGCCGCCCATTCCATTACCTTTTGGGTACCTTTGAATTCTCCTTCCGACACCCGTGCCGAGGCAATTTCAATGCGGTCTACCTTCACATCCTCAAGCAGCACCTTGGCTACACTAAGTTTTTCCCTCTCGCTGAACGAAACTCCCGAAGTTTGTTCACCATCGCGCAGGGTAGTATCCATAATGGTCAGGTGCTTACCTGAAATTTCTACTGCTTTGCCTGTCATTTTTTGTCTGTCTGTTATGTATAGAGGGCTTCACGATTGGTGAAACCCTCCATAGTTCTAAGCCTGTTCAAATTTTGCTATCTGCTCCTTCATTTCAACGAGGTAGTCGATATCATCCAATCCGTTTTGTAAACAGTGTTTTTTGTATGGATTGATCTCGAAATCAGTCGACTCACCAGTAGCTGTTATGGTGAATTTCTGATTTGGTAGATCGACTTCAAAAGTTGAATCTGCATCTTTTTCTATCTGAACAAAGATTTTCTCAAGGAACTCTGGTGAAACAACAACCGGTAATAGTCCGTTGTTCAAAGCATTTCCTTTAAAGATGTCGGCGAAAAAGCTTGAAACCACTACACGGAAACCATAATCGTAGATGGCCCATGCGGCGTGTTCGCGGCTTGATCCGCTACCGAAGTTCTTTCCTCCTACAAGGATTTTACCTGAATATTTGCTGTTGTTTAACGGGAAATCAGTTTTCGGACTTCCATCGTTTTCATACCGCCAGTCGCGGAAAAGGTTGTCGCCAAATCCTTTACGTTCCACTGCTTTCAGGAAACGTGCAGGAATAATCTGGTCGGTATCTACATTTTCGAATGGCAGAGGTACTGCCGAAGTATTTATTATTGAAAATTTATCGTATGCCATTTTTTACAATATTTGAATGTTAGAATTTTGAATATTAGAGTTATCGGTTTTGAAGTGTCTGACGAGATTTGATGAGTATTGAAGCTATTTCATGAGCCTCCTGAATTATTTTTCCAGCAGTCTCTTTTATCGCTAATTTTTCATCAACAGCAAATTCTAACCAGAATTCACTTTCGTCGGCTTCTTCAATTGATATACTCAGTTTAGAAATAATCATTGGAACAGTTTGCGCAACACAAGAGGCCCTGTAATTTGCCGCAACAGAAGTAGAACAGCGAATCAATTGTCCCCGAATGTGTTTTCCAAGCGTATTTTTAGGCAAATCCAGAGAAAACTTAACACAATCGTGAGCAAAGTTCTTTGTTCGAAGCTTCATGTTCTCTTTAAATTCTGCCAAATTACTTGTCGACATTTTCGTTACAATTTGTGATTCTTCATTCTAAATTCTCTATTCCAATATTCCCTATTCCATCAAGTCTCTCGGGTCAGCAATTACACCAGATACTGCTGCTGCTGCTGCTGTAAGCGGGCTGGCCAACAATGTGCGGGCACCTGGTCCCTGGCGGCCTTCAAAGTTTCTGTTCGACGTTGAAACAGAATATTTACCCATCGGTATCTTATCGTCGTTCATAGCCAAACATGCTGAACATCCCGGTTGACGCAATTCAAAACCTGCTTCCTCCAAAATTGGAACAAGTCCTTCTGCTTCAATTTGGTTTTGCACTGCTTTTGATCCCGGTACCAACCATGCAGTTACGTTATCCGCTTTCTTCTTTCCTTTTACAAAAGCAGCAAATTCGCGGAAGTCTTCAATTCTACCGTTTGTACAGCTTCCAAGGAACACAAAATCAACAGGTTTGCCTTTCATGGAATCACCTTCGTTGTATCCCATGTATTGCAACGATTTCTGATAAGTCGTTCTATCTGTTCCTGATAGACCTTCTGACGTTGGAATAGTTTGCGAAACTCCAATTCCCATTCCTGGGTTTGTTCCGTAGGTGATCATCGGCTCGATATCAGCAGCATCAAAAGTATATTCAGTATCGAAAACTGCATCTTCGTCTGATTTTAGCTCTGCCCATTTTTCCATGGCTTTATCCCAATCTTCACCTTTTGGTGCAAATTGACGGCCTTTTACGTAATTGAAAGTTGTTTCATCCGGAGCGATCATACCGCCACGTGCACCACTTTCAATACTTAGGTTACAAAGCGTCATACGGCCTTCCATTGTAAGGCTGGTGATTGCCGAACCTGCATATTCGATAAAGTGACCGGTACCACCACTGGTAGAAATTTTAGAAATGATGTACAATGCGATATCTTTTGCTGTTACACCTTTATCCAGAGTACCGTTAACGGTAATGCGCATTTTTTTCGGTTTCGGCTGCATAATACACTGGCTGGCCAAAACCATTTCCACCTCGCTGGTACCAATACCAAATGCAATGGCACCAAAAGCTCCGTGAGTAGAAGTGTGACTGTCGCCACAAACAATGGTCATTCCCGGTTGGGTTAAACCCATTTCGGGGCCGATAATGTGTACCACACCGTGTCCTTCTGTTCCTAAACCGTGGTAAACGATTCCGTTTTCATCGCAGTTCTTTTTCAGCATGTCAACCTGGTTGCGCGAAAGCTCGTCTTTAATCGACATGTGCTGGTTAATTGTTGGAACGTTATGGTCGGGAGTAGCTGTGGTCTGATCCGGACGATAAACTTTCAATCCGCGGTTTTTCAACCCTAAGAAGGCAACCGGACTCGTTACTTCGTGAATAAAGTGACGGTCGATATACAATACATTTGGGCCGCCTTCGACCTGTTTCACCACGTGTGCATCCCAAATCTTATCAAATAATGTTTTTGCTGTCATGATTTCTTTCCATCTATTATATGGATTCAATTTTTATTCTTTTTTAATCTCATCCCCCTGCTCCTTTGTCGCATTCCCCCTTCGAAGGGGGATAAAGGGGGATGAATTGTCTACATCTTTTATCCTTATTTAATTACACTGCTGCCGGCAATTTATTAATGGCATCCAAAAAGGCCTCTACCGAAGCTGTAATAATATCGGTATGTGCACCAAATCCATGGTAGATCGAATCATCATATTCTACCTGCATATGAACTTTTCCAATATCATCGCTTCCGCGTGTAATCGCCTGAACAAGGAATTCTTCAATGATTACCTGGCGATGAATGATCTTTTTAACCGCTTTAATAGCTGCGTCAACCGGACCATTTCCATCAGATGTGGCATCGAATTTCTCGCCTGAAATATTCAAAATAACCGTAGCCATTGGTTTTAAGCTCTTACCGGTAACCACTTGCAGGTATTCCAGTTTAATGCGGTGCTCTTTGCGAGTTGCATCGCCAACCAACAATGCGATATCGTCATCACGGATGTCTTTTTTCTTGTCGGCAAGATTCAGAAACTCTTCATAAACCTCGTCCAGTTTTTCTTTATCCAGCTCAAAGCCTAACATTTCCAAACGGTGTTTCAATGCGGCGCGGCCACTGCGGGCAGTCAATAAAATTGCCGATTCGTTGATGCCCACATCGGTTGGGTCCATAATCTCGTAGTTTTCGCGGTTTTTCAACACGCCATCCTGGTGAATTCCCGACGAGTGCGCGAAAGCATTACGTCCAACAACCGCTTTGTTTGGCTGAACCGGCATGTTCATTAAAGTTGAAACCAGGCGGCTTGTTCCAAAAATCTTCTTGGTATTTACACCGGTTTCAATTCCCAGTGATTTGTAATGCGTTTTCAATGTCATTACCACTTCTTCTAACGAAGTGTTACCGGCGCGTTCGCCAATACCGTTAATGGTAACTTCTGCCTGGCGGGCACCATTTAGGATTCCTGAAATAGTGTTAGCAGTTGCCATTCCCAAGTCGTTATGACAGTGGGTTGAGATAATAGCTTTATGAATGTTTGGCACATTATCCATCAGGTATTTAATTTTTGCACCAAATTCGTGTGGCAATGTATAACCTGTAGTATCCGGAATGTTTACAACCGTAGCACCGGCTTTAATCACTGCCTCGATAACGCGGGCCAGGTACTCGTTCTCGGTACGGCCGGCATCCTCGGCATAAAACTCTACATCTTCAACGTATTTTTTAGCGTATTTCACTGCCTCAACACCACGCTCGATAATTGCATCGGGATTTGAGTTGAGTTTGTGGTAAATATGAAAATCTGATGTTCCGATACCAGTGTGGATACGACCTTTTTTTGCGTATTTGAGTGATTCGGCTGCAACATCAATATCTTTTTGTACTGCGCGTGTTAAGGCTGTAATTGTTGGCCATGTAACCGCTTTCGAAATCTCTACTACCGATTCAAAATCGCCGGGGCTCGAAATAGGGAATCCTGCTTCAATTACATCAACTCCCAATTCTTGCAATGCTTTGGCAACTTCAATCTTTTCTACCGTGTTCAACTGACAACCGGGGACCTGTTCTCCGTCCCTCAAAGTTGTGTCGAAAATGTAAAGTCTGTCGCTCATAATTTGTTGTCTATTTATGTTATTTTTCTTTTAAGCTAAGTCCGTATCTATCATGAAAAAAGCCATCCTCAATTTGAGAATGGCTTCTTTAATCCAATATCGTTAATCAACACACCATTCTCATTTCTTTCTTGTTAGAAGAAGAATACCAATAATGAGGCTAAGAATAGAAATGTTGATGTTTTTTGTCATTTGCTTATGATTTCCTGCAAATATGAAAATATTATTTTAAAATGAAAATGAAATGGCCTTTTTTTCTTAAAAAAAGAAGAATAATACTGAAATGTCTGATTTGCGTTAACATTGGAGTAACTTTGTTTAAGGCAAAAGGAAAAAGTATAAAGGCAAAAGTTGCTGTCATCTCGAACGCAGTGAGAGATCTGTTGCTGGAAACTGGATGCCGGATTTAGTGAACAGTCTCAGTTTTCAGTCTCAGTAATCAGGTTTAAGTATCCAACTATCAAATTCCCAGTGATCAGTGACAAATGTCTACTGCTCAGTTACAACTTCATCGTCAGGAGTAGCTTCTTTCTTCTCCGGTCGCCAGAAAATGTCGCTTTTAGACAGCGGCCGAAGTTTGATTTTCCACTCGAAACCGGGCAATGTTTTTTCGCCTTCATCAAGTTCTAGAATTGGTTTTAGCTGTCCTTCGGGTTGCTTTTGGAATGCAATAGCATCAATTTGTCCGTCTTTAAAACGAATACCAATATTGCTGCTTTCTGCTCTGTTTAGCCCAATAATGGCTTCTTTATCTCGCGCATAATACAGGGTTTGTCCGTTACCGTCTACATCAATATTTCGTAGTTTGCCGTTAACAATGTAACCGGTCATATCCTTACCTTTAATTTGGTCGTAGCGCCCCGAGTCCTGCTTTGAAATGATAAAACTATTTTTCATCATATGCATTTCGTTGGGTGCTGTGGTATGTTGAATCATTTCGATGTAATCGGCACTCAACTGGTGCTGTTCGCTCCAGATTACCGGGTTGCTGTGCATTTGAACCAGCGAGTCTTTGGTGAAATACATCAGCGAGTCGCAGAGTCCCTGTATATCGGTTCTGAAAAAGCGTACGCCGTAGTAAGCCATCACAATATTTTCGCCATCAATAGTGTCAGGAATACTTTTTAAGGTATCGGCATGAAGGAACAGACTGTCGACTTCGTTGTACGAAATAAAAACTGCCGAATCGGTGGCAACGGCTGTTTCATTTGCTTCGTTGTAAATTACTTTGTTTCCCTGAATAATGGTGCGATTTTCAAAGTCTTCGATGTGAACGTTTCCTTCGGCCTCACCGTCGCCATTTTCTTTGTTGTAGCGTATTTGTTTGGCTGTTAAAAGTTGCGTTTCGTTATACACGCGAGGCATTTCTTTCAGGTCGGCCTCGCCGGTTTGGGTATTGTACCAACCATCTTCGGCATAAAGAGTATTAACCGAATCGCGAATGGTAGTTGGTCCCTTAAAAAAGATAACCTCGGTTTGCGTGTTATAGCGTAGGTCTTCACTGTTGATCGTATATTTATCAGAGTACGCAACAACGCTGTCGGTAAAATGTGCTTCGTTATAGTCGAGGTAATATTGCCCAACTTTGCTGGTAAGGGTGTTGGTGCTGTCAACAATCTTCCCAAAACAATCGTAATAACCAACGTTCAGGTTCATATCGTAATCCAGCGTATCGGTGTAAAGCGTAACCTCGGTATTCACCAGTTTCACATTGTTTATGGCCTGTGCAAAACTGCGGTCACCATCGTAATAAACTTTTCGTGCATACAAGTGAAGCGTGTCGCCCTGGTTAATGT harbors:
- a CDS encoding alpha-isopropylmalate synthase regulatory domain-containing protein, whose translation is MTGKAVEISGKHLTIMDTTLRDGEQTSGVSFSEREKLSVAKVLLEDVKVDRIEIASARVSEGEFKGTQKVMEWAAQKGHLEKIEVLGFVDGKISLEWIAKAGGKVINLLCKGSYKHVTEQLRKTPEQHVSDIKQVINYASEMGIKVNIYLEDWSNGMRSSKDYVHFMISSLKDEKVERFMLPDTLGILDPDETYDFCHEMLASFPDVEFDFHAHNDYDLAIANVFHAMKAGIRCVHTTVNGLGERAGNAPLSSVIATIKDHLKMKTRVNEAQLNKVSKLVESFSGIRIPTNKPLIGEFVFTQCSGIHADGDSKNNLYFNDLLPERFGRTRQYALGKTSGKANIKKNLEELGIELDKDSLKKVTDKVIELADQKETITSDELPYIVADVLENELFEQRVKVVNYSISYTMGLRPMANVSLEIDGKIYEEYSDGDGQYDAFVKALRKIYERLDKIFPMLVDYVVTIPPGGNTNALVETVITWRNDHEFKTKGLHPDQNAAAILATTRMLNVIENEFNPTKLEELKNEK
- the leuD gene encoding 3-isopropylmalate dehydratase small subunit, producing MAYDKFSIINTSAVPLPFENVDTDQIIPARFLKAVERKGFGDNLFRDWRYENDGSPKTDFPLNNSKYSGKILVGGKNFGSGSSREHAAWAIYDYGFRVVVSSFFADIFKGNALNNGLLPVVVSPEFLEKIFVQIEKDADSTFEVDLPNQKFTITATGESTDFEINPYKKHCLQNGLDDIDYLVEMKEQIAKFEQA
- a CDS encoding four helix bundle protein, with the protein product MSTSNLAEFKENMKLRTKNFAHDCVKFSLDLPKNTLGKHIRGQLIRCSTSVAANYRASCVAQTVPMIISKLSISIEEADESEFWLEFAVDEKLAIKETAGKIIQEAHEIASILIKSRQTLQNR
- the leuC gene encoding 3-isopropylmalate dehydratase large subunit, which gives rise to MTAKTLFDKIWDAHVVKQVEGGPNVLYIDRHFIHEVTSPVAFLGLKNRGLKVYRPDQTTATPDHNVPTINQHMSIKDELSRNQVDMLKKNCDENGIVYHGLGTEGHGVVHIIGPEMGLTQPGMTIVCGDSHTSTHGAFGAIAFGIGTSEVEMVLASQCIMQPKPKKMRITVNGTLDKGVTAKDIALYIISKISTSGGTGHFIEYAGSAITSLTMEGRMTLCNLSIESGARGGMIAPDETTFNYVKGRQFAPKGEDWDKAMEKWAELKSDEDAVFDTEYTFDAADIEPMITYGTNPGMGIGVSQTIPTSEGLSGTDRTTYQKSLQYMGYNEGDSMKGKPVDFVFLGSCTNGRIEDFREFAAFVKGKKKADNVTAWLVPGSKAVQNQIEAEGLVPILEEAGFELRQPGCSACLAMNDDKIPMGKYSVSTSNRNFEGRQGPGARTLLASPLTAAAAAVSGVIADPRDLME
- a CDS encoding 2-isopropylmalate synthase — its product is MSDRLYIFDTTLRDGEQVPGCQLNTVEKIEVAKALQELGVDVIEAGFPISSPGDFESVVEISKAVTWPTITALTRAVQKDIDVAAESLKYAKKGRIHTGIGTSDFHIYHKLNSNPDAIIERGVEAVKYAKKYVEDVEFYAEDAGRTENEYLARVIEAVIKAGATVVNIPDTTGYTLPHEFGAKIKYLMDNVPNIHKAIISTHCHNDLGMATANTISGILNGARQAEVTINGIGERAGNTSLEEVVMTLKTHYKSLGIETGVNTKKIFGTSRLVSTLMNMPVQPNKAVVGRNAFAHSSGIHQDGVLKNRENYEIMDPTDVGINESAILLTARSGRAALKHRLEMLGFELDKEKLDEVYEEFLNLADKKKDIRDDDIALLVGDATRKEHRIKLEYLQVVTGKSLKPMATVILNISGEKFDATSDGNGPVDAAIKAVKKIIHRQVIIEEFLVQAITRGSDDIGKVHMQVEYDDSIYHGFGAHTDIITASVEAFLDAINKLPAAV
- a CDS encoding OstA-like protein codes for the protein MSFYRFYSSATLRKFTPAISLLILLLVNVKGFSQEKKRVEILQAGDLVQTANIANAQRLIDDVIIRHEGILLYCDSAYTYDQSNRVDAFGSVHINQGDTLHLYARKVYYDGDRSFAQAINNVKLVNTEVTLYTDTLDYDMNLNVGYYDCFGKIVDSTNTLTSKVGQYYLDYNEAHFTDSVVAYSDKYTINSEDLRYNTQTEVIFFKGPTTIRDSVNTLYAEDGWYNTQTGEADLKEMPRVYNETQLLTAKQIRYNKENGDGEAEGNVHIEDFENRTIIQGNKVIYNEANETAVATDSAVFISYNEVDSLFLHADTLKSIPDTIDGENIVMAYYGVRFFRTDIQGLCDSLMYFTKDSLVQMHSNPVIWSEQHQLSADYIEMIQHTTAPNEMHMMKNSFIISKQDSGRYDQIKGKDMTGYIVNGKLRNIDVDGNGQTLYYARDKEAIIGLNRAESSNIGIRFKDGQIDAIAFQKQPEGQLKPILELDEGEKTLPGFEWKIKLRPLSKSDIFWRPEKKEATPDDEVVTEQ